Below is a window of Saccharomonospora viridis DSM 43017 DNA.
GTAGATGAGGGCAGGCCCCTGCGGATCCCGCGAGTTCCGCACGGCGATGTCCCCGGAGGCGAGGCGAGCGACCTCGACGCAGTTACCCATCGCGCCACTGTAGGAACTCTTGCGCCACACCGCATCCGACAACAGCTCGGAGGAGACACCGTTGTGAATCGCCTTCGCCATGATCCTCACCTTCCCGACTGACAACCTTTTGGAGGATGCATCTGCACGTGCAGCTGATTGTGCACGCACTGTAGCACCGGCTACCGCAAATGTGGATGCACGTGCAGCTGCAATTTCGCCTGGAAGATCACATGATGACCAAGATCACAACGGGCAACCTTCGGCGAACCCCGCCGGAACCGAACATCGACATGGGTGCCGAGCAGGAGGGAAGGCTCAGCTCTCCGCCAACATCTTCGCGATCATCTGCCGGGACCGCTCCGGCGTCTCGGCATCCACGGCCAACCGGTCGAGTGACCGCCCGATCCTCTCGATCTCCTCGGGGCGTTCCAAGACCAGCCCACCCGCGATGTGATCGATGTAGCCGATGTTGGGCAACTCGGGCTGGGCGAACCGCAGCAACGTGAACGCACCCTCGGCGGCGTAACCACTGCGGTCGTAAGGCACTATCTGCACCGTGATATGCGGGAGCCTGGTCATCTCGAGCAGGTGCTCCAATTGCTCCCGATACACCTTCCGGCCACCGATGGGCCGGTGGATCACCGACTCGTCCAACACCGCCCACAGCTTCGGCGCACGAGGGCGCTGCAGCAATCGCTGCCGCCGCATCCGCAGCGCCACCCTCGCCTCGGCCTCCTCGCTCGCGGCGTGGGGCAACCCGTGGGTGATGACGGCCCGCGCGTAATCCGCCGTCTGCAGCAGTCCCGGCACGAACTGCAGTTCGTAGGTCTGGATCCGGGACGCGGCCTCCTCCAGCCCCAGGTAGGGCTCGAACCACTTGGGCGTGTAGTCGTTGAACTTCTGCCACCAGCCGACCTGGTTGGCCTCCTCGACCATGCTGAGCAGCACTTCACGCTCGTCGGGATCGGTGACCCCGTACAGCGTCAGCAGGTCGGCGACGTCGCGCTCCTTGAAACTGACCCTGCCCAGCTCGAGTCTGCTGATCTTGGACTCCGACGCACGGATGTGGTAACCGGCATCGCCTCTGCTGATCCCCGCCCGCTCCCGCAGCCGGCGAAGTTGCGCCCCGACGATCATCCGACGAGCGGTGGGGGTGGTGTGCTCGGCCCCGGAACCGCCTCGCGCAGCCATCTGTTGCTGTCCGTTCCTTTCACCCACGTCGTCCACGTCGTCACGCGTCACCGCGCCGGCATCGCTCGCGGCTGACGAATGGTACCCGAGAAAAACACCTGATCACCGAAAGTACTCCGTGGCCCCACCACGTCAAGGCGACTGTTTCACGCAGGGTGCGACTACAGCCGAACAATCGGCAGCCACCGCGAGATATCGGCACGCGCACCTGACGCGTCGACCCTGGCGTCCTCCACCGCTTGCGTCCACTTAAGACGGCCAAGGGCGAGTTCCAACCAAGTCCTGGGGTCCGTCTCCACCACATTCGGCGGCGTTCCCCGCGTGTGCCGAGGCCCCTCCACACATTGCACCGCGGCGAAGGGAGGGACCCGTACTTCGACACTGCGCCCGGGAGCCATTTCGGAAAGCGCCTTCACCGTCAATCGCACGGCTTTCGCCACATCGTCCCGGGCCGGTTCGGGAGCGGCCCCGGAGAGCCAGGGCTCCACTTTTTCGCACGCGGCACGCAACTCGCCGGGATCAACAAAGCGTGAAGATGACATGCCTCCACAGTAAGGTGGTACCAACGACCGGCACGTACATCCGTGGGGAAGAATATGGCCCAACGCGACGATTCACACCGCCTCGTGCCCGAACAATCCGCCGTTGTCCGGAAACCTGAAATCACTCAGGAAATGCGGGCCAACGCACGAGCGAATCCCAACAGTTGGCTGTATGTCGTCGACGAGGCTTTCGACCCCAACGGCAACGTACCGCCCTGGGCCGTGATCGGCGCCTACCCGGTGAACGCCGACGGCGAGATCATCGACGACTTCCACTTCAACGACCAGTACCGCCCGTCTCCCCAAGCACTGGGTTTCCCCGAACCGGGCAGCAACCTGGAGTACCTGCTCCAGCTCATCCATACGCAGCACCGCCCCCCGGAGGACCTCGCCCCCGCGGTTCTCGACGCGGAGTTGTTCGTCTTCGCCTACACGCCGGCACAACGCACGCTCGTCGGGTTCTACGACGTCGACGGCACCGTCGTGGTGCCCGCGTACACGTCGAAATCACTGGCACCACGCGACTGGCCGCACGCCCGGGCCGTGCGGGGGCGGGACATCATCGACCTGCTCGGAGGACATCCGCTCGTTCTGAACCCGGACGACGCCATCACGGCCGTGGTGACCCCGGAGGAGCTGGCCCGGGTCCGCGCCCGGCGTCTCTGAAGACGAGAGTGGACGAGCCCCGGGCGGGGCGGTAGGCACGGCACGCGCACTCGGAGGCGGACCGCCGGTCCCTCCGGGCACCGTCCGGCGCCACACCGCCGCACTCGCGTCCGCTCAGACCTCCTCGACGTCAGTGGTGACGTCAGTGGTTCGGTAGTGCCGTCACGCCGTTCGGCTCGCTTCGGCCCTTGCCCGCTCAACCCATGACCTCAGGGTTGCTTCGGATTCCGCATCCTGGGGTGCGTGCGCGTGCTCTGTCCACGGTCGCACTGACCCGGACGGGTGTCGTTCAAAAGACGGCCGCGAGGACCGAGCACGAGGACCGAAGTCCGTCGGACGGGGCAGCCGTTCGGCCTCGCTTCCGCCCTATTCGCATACCCGCCTGAAGTCGTAGCGGGCCACCTCCGTCCCCCACCTTTCGTCGGGAATAAGTAACGAACTTTCGGTGGAAATCAGGCACGAAAATTACCCACTTGGACCAAAGTCGTCACGCTAACTAGTGACAACGACGGCGTGCTGTGCCCACAATCAACGCCTGAACAGCCACTTTAAGTGAGCGGTTCGTAGCGAGGGCACAGTTAATCTGAAAGGACAGACCCGATGGGCATCGGACGGAGAAAGTGGCGTGCAGCCGCTGCCGTCATCGCCGGGTCGGTCAGCGCGCTCCTGCTCGGTGCGCTGGCTCCCGCGACGGCTGACACCGGCACGGACGACATACGTATCACCGGGCATGGCCAAGAGTTGGGCTCGCAGATCAGGGCGGTCGAAGGCGACCACTCCAACTCTTTCACGAAACGCCGAGCACTTGAACCACAAGGCCTCAACTCCGACGGTGCGAAGGCGTACGCCACCGTCCCAGGCATCGATGTCAGCGGCTGGCAACAGAATGTCGATTGGGCTTATTGGTGGGGTCAGGGCAAACGATTCGCCTACGTCAAGGCGACGGAAGGAACCAGCTACAAGAATCCCTACTTCGCGCAGCAGTACAACGGTTCCTACAACATCGGCATGATCCGGGGGGCCTATCACTTCGCGCTTCCCAACGTGTCGTCCGGCGCAGCACAGGCCAACTTCTTCGTCGACAACGGCGGTGGTTGGTCCGCTGACGGCAAGACACTGCCGGGCGTGATCGACCTGGAGTACAACCCGTACGGCGACACGTGCTACGGCAAGACGCAGTCGCAGATGACCGCCTGGATCCTCGACTTCCACGACACCTACCACGCCCGCACGGGTCGCTGGCCGGTGATCTACACGTCGACGAGCTGGTGGAAGCAGTGCGTGGGCACCACGGGCGACTTCTCCAGCACCGCCCCGCTGTGGATCGCTCGCTACGCCTCGTCGGTGGGTGAGCTGCCGTACAACTGGAGCTACCACACGTTCTGGCAGTACACCTCCACCCCGATCGACCAGAACAGCTTCAACGGTTCCTACGAGCGGCTGCAGGTTCTCGCGACCGGCTGAGTCCGTTTCTACCGGAATTTAACAACGGAGGGCTTTCCCTTGATCACGCAGAGTGAAGGTCCTCCGTTGTCGCTGCCATCACCTGGCCCCGCCCCTATGACCTCGGCCTCGAAACAGGCAGAATCGCAGGCATTCGCGTTTCGGGGGGAACCGCCCCTCGGAGCAGCCGTCTGTAACGACCGAGGGGACGCGCCACTGGGGGCGCCCGCAGCAGGGGAGGCAGCAACACATGACGTATCCACCACCGCCTGGACAGCCACCGTATGGGCAGCAACCGGGGGATCCGTACGGACAGCAACCGGGAAACCCTTACGGCACACCGTCGGGCGGCTTCCCCCAGCAGGGTGGACAGTATCCACAGGGATATCCGCAGGTTCCGTACGGACAGCAAGGGGGCTTCGGCCCACAACCACCGAAAAAGAGCAAGACCGGCCTGTGGGTCGGTCTGGGAATCGGCGCAGTAGCCGTGGTCGTCTTCGTCATCACCGCCTTCGTCGCACCCGGCTTCCTCCTC
It encodes the following:
- a CDS encoding DUF397 domain-containing protein, yielding MAKAIHNGVSSELLSDAVWRKSSYSGAMGNCVEVARLASGDIAVRNSRDPQGPALIYTKAEIAAFIAGAKDGEFDDLAV
- a CDS encoding helix-turn-helix domain-containing protein, with the translated sequence MAARGGSGAEHTTPTARRMIVGAQLRRLRERAGISRGDAGYHIRASESKISRLELGRVSFKERDVADLLTLYGVTDPDEREVLLSMVEEANQVGWWQKFNDYTPKWFEPYLGLEEAASRIQTYELQFVPGLLQTADYARAVITHGLPHAASEEAEARVALRMRRQRLLQRPRAPKLWAVLDESVIHRPIGGRKVYREQLEHLLEMTRLPHITVQIVPYDRSGYAAEGAFTLLRFAQPELPNIGYIDHIAGGLVLERPEEIERIGRSLDRLAVDAETPERSRQMIAKMLAES
- a CDS encoding sterol carrier family protein; the encoded protein is MSSSRFVDPGELRAACEKVEPWLSGAAPEPARDDVAKAVRLTVKALSEMAPGRSVEVRVPPFAAVQCVEGPRHTRGTPPNVVETDPRTWLELALGRLKWTQAVEDARVDASGARADISRWLPIVRL
- a CDS encoding type VII secretion system-associated protein, whose protein sequence is MAQRDDSHRLVPEQSAVVRKPEITQEMRANARANPNSWLYVVDEAFDPNGNVPPWAVIGAYPVNADGEIIDDFHFNDQYRPSPQALGFPEPGSNLEYLLQLIHTQHRPPEDLAPAVLDAELFVFAYTPAQRTLVGFYDVDGTVVVPAYTSKSLAPRDWPHARAVRGRDIIDLLGGHPLVLNPDDAITAVVTPEELARVRARRL
- a CDS encoding lysozyme, with the protein product MGIGRRKWRAAAAVIAGSVSALLLGALAPATADTGTDDIRITGHGQELGSQIRAVEGDHSNSFTKRRALEPQGLNSDGAKAYATVPGIDVSGWQQNVDWAYWWGQGKRFAYVKATEGTSYKNPYFAQQYNGSYNIGMIRGAYHFALPNVSSGAAQANFFVDNGGGWSADGKTLPGVIDLEYNPYGDTCYGKTQSQMTAWILDFHDTYHARTGRWPVIYTSTSWWKQCVGTTGDFSSTAPLWIARYASSVGELPYNWSYHTFWQYTSTPIDQNSFNGSYERLQVLATG